A window of Drosophila sulfurigaster albostrigata strain 15112-1811.04 chromosome X, ASM2355843v2, whole genome shotgun sequence genomic DNA:
TTCCATTccttaaatgtattttgtttaaatttacaatttaagaTGCATTTATAAAGTGAACCCAACAGTTGAAAGTTTATACTATGgaattttataaacatattataaattgattcttataaacatttgttgtataaatatattgtattattcttaaagatgtagtttatttattattaaagtctagcattattcatattttgcataaatacattttcttccACTCTCATAGTTAATGATAAGACAGCTAAACTTGTCTTAATAACtgatataataaatttcaaattttaagttTCTTGCTCTTCTAATTTCTTAATGGATGGAATTTTGAggtacatactcgtatataaaatgatatataGATGTCTTTTGTTGTGTACAAGTATTTCATTAGACATTAAGAAGTTTGTTGGCATAATAAAATCGTAATTAAACAGCAAACggaaatattcatttcattttgtacaatattttaacacaatttcttaaatttgtatagTACCTGAAACTATTGAAAACAGAATTTGCATTATGCATGAAGAAATTGGTTATAGTCTATAACTtggttaaataaaaatgtaactacattttatgtttatttcatgtttattttaattcatttactttaaattctCAGACTATTCTTAAAGATTGTTAGACTAAAATTTAATCTATATACCAATTATGGAGTCACGACTTCTTCTGAGTTATAAAAAATCAATCTGTAAGACAGACAATATTgtgcaatatatattatatatatatatactgatTGCAAGATTTCGTTTAGTACGGAATAAggaaatattcattaaatgttCATTCACTCATTGTTCTATTCGTGtctaattacattttgtacAATTCTGAAACTTTGCTTACAGTTAACTAGACTAAAATGGAATGTGCActacaaatttgaaatctCTAGCTTTTATAATTCCTGAGTTAGATGCATTCAAAGTcgtggacggacagacggacagacggagcAACAGAATTGTATGGAATACGTCGCAgtttatcgataacgataattGTTGAGTCAAATACATGTTGCATAATAGCTGCTGATGTATGTAGATGTGCTAAACAGATGATACAATAAAGTGTAATAATCGGTCAATTGATAAGCGAATCGATTGTTCAGACTGGAAACCCTTGAACTCGAAAACGTGAGAATTTGAACAATTAGCGTAGCGTGGAATTGTTTGCGGGTAACAACGGGCCACGCCCACGACGACGCCTACGCCCACGTTGatgacggcgacggcgacgacgataGTGCCACGCCCCTTTAGGGCAGACCGAGCAGCtaattacaaaagcaaaacaaacaatggCATATGGTCATTGtgcgagacagagacagagcgagaaggagtgagagagagaggagttGAAAGTGAAACGCTTATCAGGGAAGCGCAGGCAAAGCtggaagaggaagagcagGAGGATGACAGGAGAAGAGGTGCTTGCAACCTGCGGCAAGacaagcaacacaacaacaacaacaacaacgacgacgacgacgacgatggcatTAATGAAGCCATCGCATACTCGCATCACGTAATTACACGCCTCTCTCTTGTCGTTCCCCTCCCACTCCCCCTCACCGtcatctcactctctcgctcaaAATTGATGATTTTCATTAACGACAAGTTAATAACTTAGCCTCAGCCCTCGCAGGCGACTTCATTATCGATAGCAATCGAAATGTAAACACAGCCATATGcatgtgagtgcgtgtgtctgtttgtgtgtttgtgtgtgtgcccttttattttgatttgcagtGTGCCCAGGCTGGACGCAATTTGATGGCTgcttaaaaacaacaaacaacaatcagcatcagcaacagcagccgtagcagcagcagcaacaagctaCAAAATGTGTCGCCAAGTgggtaataaaataattgcggacacaagcaaaagcaaaacgcaaacaaaatacaaaatacaaaatgttgccagcacacacatacacacatacaacaaccACCTGCAAGCGGCCAATGTTGCCAAGCAGTCGGCAACATGCACGAGAGAGCGCAAGTGTGAGGCCGAAAGAGCGTGAGAGAGCGCATCGTGGTGAGTTGTTGAACGTCAGCAACATACATGCTGTGTAGCAACAAATGTGGATGCTGTGCATTGCTTGCGCTTGGCAACATTTGCTGCCAGCAACACAATGCAGAAGCGATCAAGCAtcaggcaacacacacacacacattcaaagAGAACGTAGCGACTTCGTGGCTAGCGCGCGCGCTTCGTGCACGACGATTACACAGTCGACTGTGAACTGGCAGCCCGAGTTGACGTAACGAAGACCGACCGAGCGAAAAAACGAAGACAAGCGCAGCCTACGCGAATCGCGCGCGATTATAAACGCACCACGCTTAGTGagacaaacagagagagaaagagagtgcaAAAACAGTTAGTGATAAAGATAGCAAGCGAGCTTAAGCCTGCGCATCAGGCTCAAAACACCCAAAAGAAGagaatttttgtattgtttttttattgtttgttgttttgttgaaaGTGCAAGTggaagtaaaagtaaaagtgaaacatgcaactgcaactgcgcgccgttttgtgtgtgctcacGTTGGGCGCCATTGTGGCCACGAAGATATCCTCGTCCGAGGATCCTTGCGACAAATACGGCAAAGCCAAGTACTGCATCCCCGATTTTGTGAACGCCGCCTTTGATGCTCCCGTTGTGGCAAGCAGCACCTGTGGCACGCAACAACGCTACTGCGAGTATCCTGCCACCACCGCAACTGCAACCGCAACAGGAGGGAGTGAACTGCAATGTCACAGCTGCGAGTCACAGCAATTCTCGCCACGCTTCCTCACCGATCTGAACAACTCGAATAACGTGACCTGCTGGCGATCTGCCCCAGTTGGTGGCGCCTCCGCGggcaacgacaacgtcacGCTCACCCTCTCGCTGGGCAAGAAGTACGAGCTGACCTACGTCATACTCCAGTTCTGCCCGAATGCCCCACGTCCCGACTCCCTCGTCATCTACAAGAGCTCCGACTACGGACAGAGTTGGCAACCCTTTCAGTACTACAGCTCGCAGTGTCGCCGCCTCTTTGGGCGGCCGAGTCGCACCACGGTGACGAAGCACAACGAGCAGGAGCCGCGTTGCACCAACGCCCATGGGCATGGCCATGATGCCGCCAACGGAGGACTTGCCTCACGCATTGCCTTCAGCGTTCTCGACGGTCGCCCCTCGGCCAAGGACTTTGATTCATCGCCCGTGTTGCAGGATTGGGTGACAGCCACCGATATACGCATCGTCTTCCATCGGCTGCAGCAACCAGATCCGCAGCTGCTTTCGCTCGATGCTCCCATGGATCTGCGCAGTGGCAAGTACAGCGTGCAACTTGCAGCGAATACCATCGAAGGACATGGCGCCACatcggtggcagcaacaacagcggcaagtGGCTTGCACTATGCCGTCTCCGACTTCTCGGTGGGCGGACGCTGCAAGTGCAACGGCCACGCCTCCAAGTGCTCCCCGGACGCCAACGGGCAGTTGAGCTGCGAGTGTCGCCACAATACTGCGGGACGTGACTGCGAGCGTTGCAAACCCTTCTACTTCGATCGACCCTGGGGACGAGCCACGGCCCGCGATGCCAACGAGTGCAAACGTGAGTACACTGAGAGAAACATTTCTATTACTATTATACATTACTTAATATTGGGGAGTGAAAAGTAGTTGATAGGATATTTTGGCACAAGTCTTACAATTCTATAAGCAATGTATTCATATAATTACACTTTGAGAAATTCGAATTACTATTCGAAAGGGTATTCAATATGTCACCTTATATCATACGCTATATCAGAGAGACAAAATTTGATAGTATAAAGTGCACTCAAATGAGAATTATGATATAAGTCTAACTATTCTCCGAGTAAACCATGTTTACACTGCGAGAAATAACTGCAGGAAAGGAATCCCTAACTTActtataaatatcaatttataaagaaaaaaatctattttcaacaataataCTTGCTAAAGAATAATTGCAAGATTACTCATATATTTGCTATGATTATAccatcatatatgtatacacatattcttcataattattttaatatcacttcaacattttgacaaatattcaattatactTCGATCTTAACACATattgttttccatttaaacATGAAATTGTGATATacttgcaatttaatttatttttcattcacttcgaaagaaattcttttaattatttttctttgcttgtCTATGGAAATCATTGTGGAAAAATATGATGCatataattaagttaatttctttattagaATCGAtcaaaagcatttcaatttttcatgtGTTTTTCAACAcaagcaaaatataaatgttgtttacaatttatgtgCTCAGTTTGTcaatttcaagtttattttcgAATTCATGTGTCCATAAAACTtgagaaaaacataaaattttttttttttttattcttgtcTCCGGAGATTTGGCGAATGAATTGATTTATCTGTGTGATCGTAATGTGAATTTTTCGCTATTTTGTCTGGGAAAAATTTGGGAATTTATGTGTTTATAAAATACGGAAATCTTCActttgttgaaatatttttatgtgatCTGTGCgtcaatttgaatttagtttaaatttagttttcataatgcatttttttgaaaaatatatttattttagagtTACTTAACATAAgtgatttgtattttatttgatgtgAGTTTAGGAAGAGAATCCTTTGGAGTGATTTCGGTCTGCTGACTTATTGTAAAGCACACGAAACCCCTTTGTAGGATTTTGACTTTCAACGGTGGAGATTGATTGGGGAAAGAGAAAGAacgggagagggagagggaaagtGGGGAGGAAAGCAGGCGGCTTAAACGACTCAATTTCAATCCTGAGGACGTCGTCAGTCGCGTGTGTTTAGTTTTCGTCTTAAAATTTGGTGATGGCATTTTCAAATGTTGCGGGGGTTGTtgcaagttgtgtgtgtgtgtgtgtgtatgagtgggTGTGGGGGGTGGgggcagttgttgctgctctttttAAGCGCGCTTCATAAACGAGAATGTCCCGTGGGAGGCAAAGATGGAAGGGGAAGGGAAATTGTTTGTGCTGCGGATTTGGCTTAGCCATAATTGAACAACTGCGGACACGTGTAGAGAGCATGCAGCGAACgttttcaatcaatttgcaaCTGCTGGAGCAACCCTCGCGTTGCGTTTTGGCTTTACctttaacaaataaacaaacaaacatgcaATCAATACCTAAAAATAGCTGAAGAAACCAAGAGAGAGATTGAAATAAACCCTCGCAATTAACCCTCTAAACTCTCTCGCTGAGCCCGAACAATAAACGCGAATTTAAgcgaaattaatttgataagcatttcccaaaaaaaagaaaagaaatgaaatcgAGTCTGAGTGCATTTGAGTGTATTCATAATACTCGGGGAGGATTGCTTTGATTTCTTCAGCGCTCATTCTTCGACTTTGctgcagagacagagacagagacagtggaagagagagagagagagaaggggacTGAGGGAAATGCTTTGGCGCTGCGGCCTTGTGAACGATGTGTCAATGTTTTTGTGGCACTTGCTGCAAGTGGCATGTTCTGTGCGTGTCTCGCGTGGATGCCACATGCCAAacatgccacagcagcagcagcagcgaacgcgaattgcattttttgcagAGCCAAGCGAAGCACAGACAAACAgtcagacggacggacggacagttTGTTTAGTGCATAAATCACGGGTTCCAGGACAGCACAGGAGAGCGCAGGACTTCGACaaaggcaggcaggcaggctgGCAATCGCAGGACCTCGACCAGGTCAGAGGGAAGGAAAGAGAGGGGCGAAGGCGCGACTGTTATCAGAGGCAGGCCACGTGTGGCAGCGTTGCTTTATTAGGGTTGCAAATGCAGCGAGTGGCAGACAAAGAGGCAAAGAGGCAGAAGGCAGAAGGCATGAGGTATAAGGCAGGCAGGCGCGACCCTTTTGCCCCGCCACGCCCCGCTTGCAGCACGGACATATGTTGCATGTTTATGGGCAAGCGAAATTAACGCTgccaacttttgcttttgacgTTCAATGTGacctcaacagcaacaacagcaacaacaactgccgGCAATTACAACCAACAACCATcaagcaactacaacaaaggGGGAAATGGACAAACTGCCTAGCcttggcaaacaaataaaataacagcagcagcagccacagccacagcaacatcaacagcaacagcaacaacgggAGAAAAAAACCCgagaaaattggaaaatttttgCGTGGCCAGATTTGCCGGCATATGAAAAGCAGATGAGAAATAAGGGGCTGCATTTTAGCACATaatgacagagagagagagagaaagagtatgagagagtgaaagagaagTGCGTGTAATTGGCATTATTAGAGAACTAACAGGCGCGTTGTGATAATATTTGCATGTTGCCCCCGCATGTGTTGCAATTACTAGCCAAGACAGCGAAATTTCCTGATCACGCTTAGATCAAGGTAATTAACGTCATGGCAAAGTTTTCGATATGCTTTCTTTCCATTCATTGTGAAAATgttcaatgcaaataaaatatgaataatcaTTGATGTGTAtaactaaaattaattatacaacatacaaaaaataatatagctGTGTTTGCACGAcggtgagatacccgataccgtttttcaataaaatataccgaatcaaaaaatattggtatatgaatatactacagtactacattctaaatatgtaaaatatgcattaaaccttaaatataccaaatcaatataccgaaaatattgaaatatatattgaaaacaatccttggtatatggatatagtatattactgaattcaaaatataaagtcgagtgaaaaatatatgaaatataccaaataaaaataccaaaaatacaaaaatatactagtgACTATACTCTGTATATGGAGACTTCATTTAACATATACCgcaaagtataaaatataccaaagagataccaatattcttaaaatataccacattaatataccgaaaatactgaaatataccaatgacTATTTAGTATATGGATCAAGTATAgtatagatatagatagatagatatagaaTTTCAACCGATATAAGTAGACGTTTTTaggtatataaaatactttctttaataactttttctCCAATGTTAAAATACCCTATTGAAAACTGGTTATAAACATGCTACAAATCATTGAAGATTCTTGAATTCTTTTCAAGCATAATCACTATTCATAACTTGAATTCATATTTCTTTAAGCACAACTTTAAAGTGAAGATTATTGTTCTTGTGGTCATCAAGCAAGTTGTTGTGGCTGATTAATGatctattttgcatttaaattgaattcactccaaatttatttggttttaattcgatttatttcacatttttgttgttcttgttgttgtacaattcaattaatcaaaAGCATTTAGcaaattcttaatttatattcatttgacTTAACGATTATGTGcaaattactttattaaacaattaattgaGCTCAGTTTTCGCTATAGACAGGAATTCTAATTATAGATGAATGTTTGAGATTTGTTTggtcaaaaataaaattgttttatttgcttgcaaattCTTGCTGAACTTTATTAACTTTGCGAGCACAAACAACTTGAACTTTATAATTacttcttaaattattttgccaACATTCGTTTTAATGAAAGATTAAGCCAGGATCAAACAAAACTTTGGCTAatgagcagctgcagctgcaactgcatttgcatttgcatcaACTCGCAGCTCGCAGCTTCACCTTGGCCGCAAATCAAGGGAAAAAAAGGGTGGCGCCTCCGGATGATGCAACATCAGCGCCAATCAAACGCACATTAACAGCActtcataataattaaaatgcaagctGGCCCACAAATGTGACGCCCCCATCCCCAACCCCATCTCCTTCCTCCTTCCTTTCCTCCTCCCCCATCATCGTCTCCGCCTCCGTTTATTCTCCAGCAGCACAGTTGCCGGCTATCAACGGCTGCGCCCACATTTCATGCCACAAAACAGGCGCtaaaacatttgcaaaaagcaaagagaaagacaacaaaaaaaaaaaaaaaaagaatagaagaggggaaacagcaacaggaaaAACAACTTGGCGAGATTTAGAAATAGTTTTTGCTGCCtgcattataataaaaaaaaaacgaagaaggcagctaaatttaaaatagacgagatgagatgagatgagatgagttgaattaagttgagttgagttcgtCTTCGCTGGTTTTGTTCTTGTGCGGTTGAGAGGTTGAGTGAGCAGTcgggcaataaataaatttaaatcttaaGCCGTTGGCAAATCAAgacattactcatacgccgtGTGGCGCACTCTATAAATAgttgtgttgcgttgcgttgcgtttgcgtttgcgttgtctgctattcttgttgttgatgttgcccACTGACGTCTCTGATGGACGCTCTAATGCTGAACGCGTCATGATAAATGTGCCGACGGCTTTTAGCCAAATGCCGTGCAAATTAGCCAAACAATTTGTCCAATCAAATGAACCAATACACAGcacaatatttgtatatattagaTAAATATAATGCAAACGATGCGATGCGTCACCCACCTATCATAAagtagagtgtgtgtgtgtgtgtgcttcaaGGCTATGGAGAGCAGCGTTtcctaaaaataaatatttatatgccgcgcataaatatgaatattaattaaaaagcattGATCTGATTTATGCGCTCAAACTCTAGTTCATGACTCAATTGGGATGtgtaaaataattcaaataaattaatgagcATCTAAagcattcaaatatttgattcTTTCTAAGGAACATCGATTGGCAATTGAAACTCTTGAAATTAGTCAGgattgcatttcaaatattttatcttcaaaaGAAGAGTATGCCCATATACTTAATTTAAGGATTTCAATGATGATTCATCGTTTGAAACAGAGATGTGATATCGTATGctgcataaaaaaaatcacaaaagaTTGACTTcgtattatttgattttatacaTGTGTCAATTTTAAGACACAATAGAAATACAACCAACTCATAATACTCTCGCCAAAATGAGAAGAGTTAA
This region includes:
- the LOC133849168 gene encoding netrin-A isoform X2, coding for MQLQLRAVLCVLTLGAIVATKISSSEDPCDKYGKAKYCIPDFVNAAFDAPVVASSTCGTQQRYCEYPATTATATATGGSELQCHSCESQQFSPRFLTDLNNSNNVTCWRSAPVGGASAGNDNVTLTLSLGKKYELTYVILQFCPNAPRPDSLVIYKSSDYGQSWQPFQYYSSQCRRLFGRPSRTTVTKHNEQEPRCTNAHGHGHDAANGGLASRIAFSVLDGRPSAKDFDSSPVLQDWVTATDIRIVFHRLQQPDPQLLSLDAPMDLRSGKYSVQLAANTIEGHGATSVAATTAASGLHYAVSDFSVGGRCKCNGHASKCSPDANGQLSCECRHNTAGRDCERCKPFYFDRPWGRATARDANECKQCNCNNHARQCRFNMEIFRLTQGGSGGVCQNCRHSTMGRNCDQCKEGFYRDPTKALTHRRVCKACDCHPIGSSGKICNNTSGQCPCKDGVTGLTCNRCARGYQQSRSHIAPCIKQPPRMINMLDTQNTAPEPSESNGAVGGVDRDRGASSAAAQSQYYRTEGGRGKMRKMQNKHQKVKPQQILQKRLRNNGQSDWQRYEQRGSQQRASSRNGSGRGLRNGSAAGQGRTSAIWEQRNERNEREQRVRLSKQRQRNGALRSANSGGLQAQQSQQRLWNAEYNAQTGSYDLDHTD
- the LOC133849168 gene encoding netrin-A isoform X1, which produces MQLQLRAVLCVLTLGAIVATKISSSEDPCDKYGKAKYCIPDFVNAAFDAPVVASSTCGTQQRYCEYPATTATATATGGSELQCHSCESQQFSPRFLTDLNNSNNVTCWRSAPVGGASAGNDNVTLTLSLGKKYELTYVILQFCPNAPRPDSLVIYKSSDYGQSWQPFQYYSSQCRRLFGRPSRTTVTKHNEQEPRCTNAHGHGHDAANGGLASRIAFSVLDGRPSAKDFDSSPVLQDWVTATDIRIVFHRLQQPDPQLLSLDAPMDLRSGKYSVQLAANTIEGHGATSVAATTAASGLHYAVSDFSVGGRCKCNGHASKCSPDANGQLSCECRHNTAGRDCERCKPFYFDRPWGRATARDANECKQCNCNNHARQCRFNMEIFRLTQGGSGGVCQNCRHSTMGRNCDQCKEGFYRDPTKALTHRRVCKACDCHPIGSSGKICNNTSGQCPCKDGVTGLTCNRCARGYQQSRSHIAPCIKQPPRMINMLDTQNTAPEPSESNGAVGGVDRDRGASSAAAQSQYYRTEGGRECEKCKISTKRLNLNKFCKRDYAIMAKVIGRDTSSEAASNERRHAMDPDADYEMDQQPDRAGQVRSGSSGMSGMSGSSASDYQSSDSETARFDLQIQAVFKRSRASSVYGMPNTMLKRGPMTWIIPIKNLECRCPRIKVNRSYLILGRDSEAPPGYLGIGPRSIVIEWKDDWYRRMKRFQRRARTCA